TGAAGAAGTAGCTGGAGAACAAAATGCCGGTCACAAAGACGAACAGCAGACCCAGATAGAGACTGGTTCTGTTGAGTTCAACAGGCAAAGTATTGGGGTTTTTGTTGCGCTCC
This region of Synechococcus sp. NOUM97013 genomic DNA includes:
- a CDS encoding photosystem II reaction center protein L, which produces MERNKNPNTLPVELNRTSLYLGLLFVFVTGILFSSYFFN